The genomic window CGCAGGATGGCCGAATAATCACCGAGACTAACTGcttggtatttttaaaattaatttttgatcgcACGAAAAGGTAATACCCCTATTCCgatggttttaaaaataattaatgtccGGATAAATAAGTTTCAAAACGCTTGCCATTGTAATATTGTGCTGATTTTCTTCAACGTTACCGACTTTGTTCACATGAATTGTAATCATTTGCTGCTGAACGAGgggttttaaaacaaagtaacgCATTAATCGATTTTATTGTatctttttgtaaaatatgtcgttttcaaaatatatatacatattgttcGACATCGTTAAAAGCAAGCCGTGCAAAAATTTATGAATCAGCAAAATACGGATAAGTTTGTTTCAAGCGCCACGGTTTATATGgatgcaattaaaattattttaaataacaatcaaGAACAAAGTAACTCAATTTAAACGTTTTTGAATAGACAGAATTAGATTGTTTAATTAAGCTCCGAAgaataacatgtatattttaaacacgAAAGCAAGTAGAAATCAAATAGTTCTATGTTAATATCAAGATACATAAAGTGATCTACCTAACtgtatgcgcggatctagaagcaggggggggggtattaattttttacacaaagcacaatcattttttgaaatttgttttacttttaaaattaaactctACTCTACTAAAATTTCATTCGATTTTTCACACATCGATGTATCAAGAACAGAGAaaccccccctctctctctctctctctctctctctctctctctctctctctctctctctctctctctcttcaaaacaaacgacaagttGACCAGGAAATGTGCATCGTCAAAATGAACGCGgcatctttttcaaaatgaaactgGACTTCTTCCCCGCATTAAAACTGTTCAgcgagaaccagtttacaacctcatcataaagagttacgaagttaccactccatataatgaaatgatcacatcatgtaaagaactgacctcataatataatgactcaacaatggcatattataaaattttcacaCCATATAAAGGAGTTACAgttgcatgtaaagctttcaccacaatacataaaggttttaccaccattcataatggttttaatacaccacaacatgatgttagtactgcatataatgaacttatcacctaatgtcaagaagttgcactgcataaaaggattttgcaactgcacatgaagagtgtaccatataacataacgattgaacaatagttcattatgagtttagctctgtatgaaatgagtttatcatatcatataaagatttattcatagcatataatgaataaaccactgcacataatgatcttacgacataacgtaatgatgttaccacttcatataaagattttaccccTGAATATAATGGCGAAATCacagtatataatgatgttaccactgtatataatgatgttaccactgcatataatgatattactattgcatataaaagatataccaattcatataacatgaaattgaccttaaggcagctatggcgttccataagtctgaatcattttttgttttgttttttagtttctttctattaagcatagacgcacgttctcattgctggagacttggttttttttctaaggCTAGAAATTGTGCAATCTTCCTTACCCAACCCAAAACGCTTAAtaaatgcagtgcactctgGTATTAAAATaggtatgaaatacatgtagataatgaCGAGATAACTGTTAATTAAATTTACGCACGGAAAATGTTCAAAaggccttgtttattgacaaataatgaattttgcacgtattgattatcatcaattggaaccccccccccttttccaaattgctggatccgcctctgaaATACATAGAAGTTGTGACAAAatgttgaataattaaaatgagtcaattcgtttctttagtgggcgattttagttttgatacacATTCACTtgagaactttccagaacggggtaagcaagaacgcggattgactaattaacgaaaagtgtaggacgagtttGCCATGGCGACGCCAGACACATTGGATAGCGATTTTAGTATTAATGGAAACGGGGTGCCCAGAAacgggttgactaattgacaTCATTGAGGAAAGTGTAAGGCGAGTTAACCATCGGCCAGATACTTTGAATCTAACAACTTTTGTTTAAGACATGCACACAAATGGATAATCATGCATAACCTagcgtgttttaatttcatacttttttttaccacGACAGATTGGTTGTAAGCTTTAGACATTAATGTGTAAACATTATATTAATGAACAGATTATTGTATTCTACGTCTATAAGTTTTATGGGGATGCCCCCCCTCTCccgattgttttttaaaaacagtctTTAATCTGAGATCCTTATTTGGGAGAGTAAtacaaattatattgaaaatagaCAAAAAGAACCAAAGTTAGAGAGAAATACATTTAATACCCATTCactaatttgaaataaatacgaTACCCATTCactaatttgaaataaatacgaTACCCATTCactaaataaatttgaaataaatacaataagaaaaatgttttccaGTCATCTGCAACAAACATTTTatccatttcagtttagatttttcatcccTGTCCTTTACTCTAAATATccaacaatgtatttttttaaaatttcaattctaaagaataagataaggaaaaaatcggacaaagtatatacaaaaaaatgaacaaaaatatggttcaacatTTTGAGGGGGGTGTGccgccatcttgtacatttgaggataagaatgtaaatatttcttgaactggcttgtttctgcccgaaactggccaaaatgttgccaaaagatataaaagcaataaatatgaagtcctacatgtcatttgtttgaaaagtttgcatACAAAAACAGGGCAATGGCCTTTTAATCACACAGAACAGGGGCTCGATTCATAAAGGGTCGTACGTCCAGATTAACGCTGCGTCGGTGTAAATACGGGACTAATTCGAATATTTGCGTTTCATTAAAGAGTGCATCTTTACGTCCGaattaaggacgttggatcctgcgatcaaaagtctctaagtttttttctaaagtatttttaaatatctacacacatatctaaaccaaaatttaaaacaaaattttggggtctatatgctaCTTTCGGTGCTAcagtgtatttaatatgaccgttctgcactgaaagtgcaaattgcacataaattgCTTTTccttctataattttttatcgaaatgaaccatggtatcaaatacaaatttacattatttagaattaataaaattaaaattatcataatgaaaaagtttgcaatttcttcaccttattgatattttgacctttttgcactgaaaaaatactatttttattcataaaggattcaacatgcaattagataatttaaaagtctcaaactttttctcaaattatgacaaacttgtcaaaagaaacttaaatatttagaaaataaaacccaaagtatgggtctataatgtaaattttgagatatggcatgaaattagctaattttaggggaaaattggagttgattttttctttacttttatgaaatatcacttaaacatgccaatatatgtcgatagaaatattgagatattgttgaaatatgttttttgaaacaatacgAAGATATCATAATGCATAAACTATCTGGAAATTTGGTCTGCACGCaaaataagaaagctaaaattacggtactctaaaacaactgagttatgaaaaatgttcattttcttcttaaaaaccttccgccacaaaatatagtcccttactacactctctaaatatggaattttttcttcactattttattcaatagagtttatttggcatttaaaaaaaggaattaaCATGTAGAATTCATATATATGACACATAATttccagactagaggtgacacaaaatggctacccaaaatcagaggatcgaacctctttaaaTACAGTGACCTCATTACACAgtgatactagtatttaaaaaaaaacaccgtggatttttcaaatagatatgtTGTTTTATGCCTCGGCTTTTTTCAACACTTTTTTATgatgattttacaataaaaatagcAAATAGGTAGGCGTAAGTTCGGACGTAAACGTAAGTAagcatatatattatgaaacaacGATTGTATTTTATCACTAATGCGATTTAAGTTACATTTATTGTCACATTCAGATACTGAAAAAGAACGATTTATATACTATTAATTCTGGAATTTGATTGACACGGGAATTTTCCGGAATTAATGTGCACACGGGGTTTTACCCTAATAAATGTGAGAaagaacagagagagagagagagagagagagagagagagagagagagagagagagagagagagagagagagagagagagagatcataatttatattttaaaaaagtgctctaattttaattttttgtgttgcattttataaacttacattatattttttttctacaacatTTACCATGGACAAGTTTACATCACATTTAATAGTAACttaaccttttaaaaaatctttcattaaaattgCTTCCCGAGATAATAGctaatatttttggtaattgatatatgaacagtatatttttataacctacgatataaatgtatgtacctATAGATGCATTAATATTGAATGCAAATAATACTGAAAATCGAAGCCGATTAAACTCACTGATACTAATGCACAATCATAAACTTAATTTGTGATTCTCTTTTTAAAGTGAAGATTATGATGTTATTGATACATGGTTTTAACTACAAGAATGATGACACAAAACAGAGTTTAGACAAATCTGCAATTCAAACTGATTtgataaatacaaattattagTTCTGAATACTGGATACAGAAAGTATAActtatcataatacatgtacatgtataaaatacattttattgcgcttaaatacaaaatttcgcgaaataattgaaaacaaaattttgttttataacccCTAAAACTTATTCCAATTGAAATGCGCAATGACAAAGAGCGACAAAGGTAAGAAAATTGGATGTAAACATCATTATGACAACTTGTAAATTTACACCGACCCAGTGAATTCAAACTTTTCAATctgataaaaataatcaaataacaCATATTTTGGACTTCCTAATTACTTAAagtgatattttgattattctATTGAGCACATTATACAAGTCATGTACTTCAACCAAAATGATACCGAGTAAGCCcgctttaaaataaacattatacatgtatattacggATACTACATCTAAGATTTTCATGtgttttgacacaaaataaTACTCCTTGTGCTGGTGTTCCTGAAATCATATACACTGCACCATTTTTTGGTTTCCGTttaatattttatctatttgtataatttaattttgatattatgaGTTTTTTGTCCAGTAAATTGTTGAAGGAAAAGGaatattatttaagaattttaacCTTTATGTGAAACAAGAATTTATCAaatcttaaacatttttaaataaaaattattacaatcgCTAGTCCCTctaaaattaatcataatttaaCATGCTACATTCACCTATACATAATAGAGTAATAGAAACAGTTTTATGCATGTGCAGTGCTGCGTTGTCAAGGACTTGTGCTAAAGCTATAGCCTTAAGTTTACGCCTCTAGTTACGCCGCTTTATGAAATGCAATATACACCTGACTAAGTTTCGATGCAAGTCCTCGGACTAGACTAAATTTAGGCCCATAATTTAGGCCTCTTTATGAAACGAGCCTCAGCcgtcgaactgcgcagctacagacttattttgaagatttaagaATTTGaagggggttcattggtgtcctctctgCCATCATTTGTTGAGAACAAGTTTGAGTTTTGCTAATTTAAGTTGTAACTTTCACTCAAAGTAACttcatatttattctttaatatcttttggcaaatatatacatcatatttcatttttaatatcttttggcaacatttttggccaaTTTCGGGCAAAATCAagtcagttcaagaaatgtttacattcttatcctcaaatgtacaagatggccgcacgtCCCCCTTATGCATTATATGCtaataatgtgtaaagtgttaacTCCCGCTCTTGCGCGGGGTATCATATAGTAAAGGAAAAACATCTTTACTGGGAACTACTTTGTGCATTGAAATTTGTAAGTGGGATGtagaatttaaacatattttaattaactcGAACTTATTACTAGACACGTCTATACATCGCACAACATTTGGTGGTTTTTTTGTATGATATTTAGTTAACTGATTTAAGATTAAAGGGAGGGGCTTTTAAAACGTTAGCAATCTGGCATTTATCAATTTGATAGTAATGTTTCGaattgtaaaatgttttgaatagaGGAACCCCAAAGGAAATAAGTAATTTTACACTCTATTTTATTCGGTCAGGTGTGTAAATGGTAATCTATAcgtttatgtacatatattgtgTATTGTAAATATCCATGCATTTGTAAAGAGAAGTCTGAATTAAACTTTAAATAGTAGTTTAAATATGCAAGTTATAATTTCCATAAAGTAACCCAGATATCGGATATGTCACAAGGTTTTTTACACACTGATCATATACTGACATAATAAggcttgataaaaaaaacatctaatTGAATTCGTAATCTATTTCAACCTGAGTAGAAAGATGAGAAATTTGATTATtccaaatttatattttccggGTTCACAATTATTACAAAGAATTAAAACGACTATAAAGTTACGCAAATGTGGATAGTGTGCCATTGGCTTCAATGGCTATTTTAATTTCTGCCTAAATACAATATTCACAGCAATTGTTAAAGACGATAGACCAAGGGGAAATAAATTGGAAATAAATTGTTAAGAGCCCGgggatttgtttacaaatacttaTAACAACTTAGTTACATTCATTGTATTCTTCCTATATATTATACTTATCCTTTTCCAGAATGGATAGGAGAACAACTGCACAAGATGTCTACCGATGTGAGTTATGCGATGAAAATATGGTGGATATGCTTTGTGTCGTATGTCCTCGAAAGTTATGCAAATCTTGTGTCGGAAATCATTTAGATGATGATCCTAACAAGCACAAACTTGTCAAATTCCAAGACAGAAACACGACACTCGTTCTTCCAACATGTCCAACACACTCCTCAGAACGATGTAAAAACTATTGCCAGGAATGCTATAACGCTGTCTGTCCCTCTTGCATTCCTTCCGATTCTCACAAAAAGCACACATTCTTGAAAATTTCTGAAGTTTTcgaaaaaaggaaagaaaacatCAATTCTGATACTAAAGAACTTGATGAAATCGTATTTCCGTCGTATACAACAATAGTTCAGAAAGAAGAATCTGATGCGGCCAAATTGGAAGAAGACTATAAAAGTTTGAAACAAAGTATCGAAAATCAACGCAAAAAGTGGCATGACGAAATTGACAAAATTGTCAACATGCTGCAAGATGAAACAGAAAGAATGAGGGAAACACAACTGAAAGCACTGAAAAAACACATACAAAAGGTGAAAGATCTTTGTATAGAGATCCAGGAGGCTATCAAATCGAACAAAGACATTTTACATTCCCCAAACGTTACAGAGACACTTTCATACAAAAGCAGAAATTCAGCATTGAAACGTCTTCCTGAAAAGCTTGAACTATCAACTCCAAAGTTTATTTTTCAGCCGATTAACAAAGATTTGATTGCAAAAATGTTTGATGTTGTTTTAGGGTTCTCCATTTCTGAACATACAGAAGGATATGAGAAAAATACACAAACTATCCGTGAAAATGAGGCAATCATCCTGGTTAAACCAGAAATTCAATTTGTTCTTGAGACGGGAGAAATCAAATGCCCGGATAAGATAGCATGTCAGAGTAATGGGAAGCTGTGGATTGCAGGAAATGAAGGTTCTTTGAAATTGTTCCGATGTGATACCTTGCAACCAAAAACGGGTGCGACAAGTTcaggtttaaaattaaaacatgttaaTCTTAACAAAGGCCCAACAGACATTGCTGTGACGAGAACTGGTGACCTTATCTATGGGATAAAACTGGAGAACActgtatttaaattaacaaaagatAAAGCACAAGTACTGATCAATCTTCATGACTGGAAGCTTTTGAGTCTATGCATTACAGCATTTGGCGAGCTCTTAGTTTGCATGACGGATGAACGGAAATATAGATGTAGAGTTGTTCGTTTTAATCAGGATCCTGAAATAATGCAAATTATTCAGTATGACCATCGGGGGGAGAGTCTATACACATCAGGAATGTTAAGTAAATacattgaagaaaacaaaaatggagACATTTGTTTGGCTGACTGTGATGCTGCTGGAGTCATCGTAACAGACAGAGCTGGGCAGTTCAGATTTCGGTACGATGGAAAAACCTCATTCCAAAAAAATGCTCCGTTTCGGCCTGTCGGAATTGCTACTGACAGTAAGGCGCACATTCTGGTTTCCGATTCTTTGAAGATACATATCATAGAAGAGAACGGGCAATTTCTTAGATTCTTGGATATGGTCTGCTCAAACCCATTGCGATTGGCTTTAGATGAAGATGACAATCTTTATATTTCTGATACGCATGGCAACGTTAAGGTTGTTCGGTATACAAATACAAACGCTATATTCGCACAAGCGCAGAGATTAATAATGACATTGTTTTAATAATgtgttaattaatattaatatagatataacaaaaatatagtACATTACTTCCTTAAGAGCCAGAATTGGCATTAACGTTTTCAATGAATATGATCGAATTGTGATTTCGTGTCTTGGATGGTTATTATCATTGgaattatttcaaaactgtTTCGGTTTTCATTAATAAACTATTTAAGGTAGGTCGCCGGTTTgcttttttcatcaaattttgtACGCAACTTGGACCACTCGAGTGGCTGTTTTGTTAAAGATAATTGATTTTAGATAATTATATGTTGTCTATGTTGTAAATACTTTAGAAGTCATTCATACTTAGTTTTCATGTACGAACGAAGTTGGAAATGCAGATTGGAAGCATACACCATAACTATGTAGATCATCATCAAGAATTGAAGCGTTACTTTTTctacctatgtaaaactttactGTACATAAAAGCCAAGTAATGTCAGTCATGTGGACTATATGTCTCAAACAAACTCAAGCAAAAAAAAGTCCAAACCTTACGAATATCATCTGTTTTATAGATTTGAGACTATTCAGGACAATTTACatgaacaataatattttgaccCAGATCATGTGGAAAAAGGGAACCGAATAATCTTGCACATCTACATACATATTTGTACCACCCTATACTCTAAATGATAGATATCGAAAATATTATGCTCACCATTCTCTTATTTAGAATAAGAGAGCAAAATCGGGCTTTTGaaactaatattttttattagcaATTTAGTATAATTCTCAAAATAGCTCCATCTGAAAAAATACTCATattcctatatatttcattagaagACAGTCAAAAAAGCACCATCAGCAATTCCAAGTTCAAGGCGGTattgcataaaaattaaaagcgtaaaatattgataaataattataaaatgaactGTAAATCCTACAGAACGATttgacaaattttcagggtatgtTTTGTAGCGAAATTTTTTATGGGGTAAACCCGCGGCCcactataagaaataaacatcaaGTTAAACGGTTCATCGGGAAGTGagcttggttggtcacgtgatcaaatcctgtaaaGCTCGAAGGGCTTCTCAAAAGATTTGATCACATATCAAGTTCATTGGTACATATTGATAGCTAACGTCATTTGTAGTTTAACGACatacctttatttttttaatcataattaaaaaaaaaaaacaacccaaaaacaaacaaataatttctGGTAGTAGAAATAGTACTAATGTTACATGTggaataaaccaaaaaaaaattaggtcgCTGAAGCGTTAATGCGAGGGACTGTCAAAAAAAACATCATCCGTTGATAAGGCAAAATCTaaaggtttatgaaaatacaaGTATTTACTATGTTTATA from Magallana gigas chromosome 9, xbMagGiga1.1, whole genome shotgun sequence includes these protein-coding regions:
- the LOC136271335 gene encoding E3 ubiquitin-protein ligase Midline-1-like, which codes for MDRRTTAQDVYRCELCDENMVDMLCVVCPRKLCKSCVGNHLDDDPNKHKLVKFQDRNTTLVLPTCPTHSSERCKNYCQECYNAVCPSCIPSDSHKKHTFLKISEVFEKRKENINSDTKELDEIVFPSYTTIVQKEESDAAKLEEDYKSLKQSIENQRKKWHDEIDKIVNMLQDETERMRETQLKALKKHIQKVKDLCIEIQEAIKSNKDILHSPNVTETLSYKSRNSALKRLPEKLELSTPKFIFQPINKDLIAKMFDVVLGFSISEHTEGYEKNTQTIRENEAIILVKPEIQFVLETGEIKCPDKIACQSNGKLWIAGNEGSLKLFRCDTLQPKTGATSSGLKLKHVNLNKGPTDIAVTRTGDLIYGIKLENTVFKLTKDKAQVLINLHDWKLLSLCITAFGELLVCMTDERKYRCRVVRFNQDPEIMQIIQYDHRGESLYTSGMLSKYIEENKNGDICLADCDAAGVIVTDRAGQFRFRYDGKTSFQKNAPFRPVGIATDSKAHILVSDSLKIHIIEENGQFLRFLDMVCSNPLRLALDEDDNLYISDTHGNVKVVRYTNTNAIFAQAQRLIMTLF